From one Chryseobacterium sp. 3008163 genomic stretch:
- a CDS encoding LuxR C-terminal-related transcriptional regulator, with protein sequence MEKSKTSLYQAATEVWGKAILKDASYTKNLELNLELHKKLLNIFQAGDYYYMIFNVSTMELEFISPHIKNILGYDSNEINALFFLDQIHPNDKPYFLNFENKLTEFLKELPLEKRGSYKFQHDYRIKTKTNNYIRLLHQIVPIEFDENNYYRSLVLHTDITHIKKEGTPCFSIIGFDDEPSYYNIEVTEKLTKSFDLFTKREKEVLKCILEGKNSKTIAEKLFISLNTVHNHRKNILTKAEVHNPLDLLSKSIKEGWI encoded by the coding sequence ATGGAAAAGTCTAAAACATCTCTGTATCAAGCTGCCACTGAGGTATGGGGTAAAGCAATATTAAAAGATGCTTCTTACACAAAAAATTTGGAGCTTAATCTGGAACTTCACAAAAAATTGCTGAATATTTTTCAAGCGGGAGATTACTACTATATGATTTTTAATGTATCTACGATGGAATTAGAATTCATAAGTCCTCACATTAAAAATATACTTGGTTACGATTCTAATGAAATAAATGCTTTATTTTTTTTAGACCAAATTCATCCGAATGATAAGCCTTATTTCTTAAATTTTGAAAACAAATTAACAGAATTTCTAAAAGAATTACCATTGGAAAAAAGAGGCAGTTACAAATTCCAGCACGATTACAGAATAAAAACTAAAACCAATAATTATATTCGCCTACTTCATCAAATCGTTCCCATCGAATTTGATGAAAATAACTATTACAGAAGTCTGGTCTTGCATACGGATATTACCCATATCAAAAAAGAGGGTACACCTTGTTTTTCTATTATTGGCTTTGATGATGAGCCATCATATTATAATATTGAGGTTACAGAGAAGCTCACTAAGTCATTTGATCTATTCACGAAAAGAGAAAAAGAAGTTTTGAAATGCATATTGGAAGGCAAAAACAGTAAGACCATTGCCGAAAAGTTATTTATTAGTCTGAATACTGTGCATAACCATCGGAAAAATATTTTGACTAAAGCTGAAGTTCATAACCCATTGGACTTACTAAGTAAATCGATAAAAGAGGGGTGGATTTGA
- a CDS encoding LamG-like jellyroll fold domain-containing protein, with amino-acid sequence MNKKTLLIKQALKSLLLCGLTLSAAGLDAQTLAFPEATGFGRYTTGARGAANPQIYLVTNLNDSGAGSFRDAVSQPGRFVIFKVGGIVNLQSVVAVAANTTIAGQTAPGEGILFLGPRVSFSGSSNTIARYMRIRYGGTSQNQDASGISNGANIILDHMTFTWGTDEVFSINWDNNGTSPDNITIQNSIIGQGLHRHNHSAGGLMQPSAGGKISLIGNLYICNKTRNNKVKGINEFVNNVVYNWGNYGNTYGHTQSGEAYIMGGDSAGSSFVNIINNYFIGGPNTSGTVSTPFSVGNANFNLYGSGNYFDNNKNGVLDGALVPSDLTGFPAGDITAIQSTSYDYPMKNPTLTAQGAFDNIIAGVGASYPKRDQVDGLMISDLQSKGTTAAYVYVQTDLTTQFGFTNGGAGHIYGAPAPLDTDNDGMPDAWETANGLNPNVPDALNVSTTNAPYLNIEVYINSLPNTPAPDFVIPPSGVNFTNALTSGTPATSSLTVNWSDNATNETNYVLERSLNGTAFTVIATLPANTTSYNETGLTPNTQYYYRVKATNATDSSVYTANASITTPPVPSAPTKATTPTPTNGFNDVQLTNGNLLLKWTGSTNTTNYTVHFGTDPQNLTNVATVPYSATPSYQLTNLNTSTNYYWRIDSSNALGSITGDVWSFRALTPSLVGNWPFSEIPSSGEQIADVTSYANNGTLNVAYDNANVRVPGKENYALDLATSPNTPYIASIPHQDQILFNTNSFTVSYWMKAPASMIPSSSATSLYVLCKGSFTKNLTTGATGKRFNVEIKGGQLRYAIDDDVTKKEITSPIANYFTNNWVHVVIQRDITTHKMRIYTNGVLSSEGDETAVTGIGEASALVIGNIGELEFSASTNAPAPYKGAFDELKMYNYALSPTEISALYNQAVLGNAEFSISKNVGSVYPNPVKDQLFIKLPEYKKLSLTATVMDMTGKVIIKEKLNANENGTFNLNMGGRKVSGNYILNVSGDNLNSNFKIIVQ; translated from the coding sequence ATGAACAAGAAAACTTTACTCATTAAGCAAGCTTTAAAATCTTTGCTATTGTGTGGATTGACCTTATCCGCTGCTGGCTTAGATGCTCAGACATTAGCATTTCCTGAAGCTACCGGTTTTGGTAGATATACCACCGGAGCAAGAGGAGCAGCCAATCCTCAAATCTATTTAGTTACGAATTTAAATGACAGTGGCGCAGGTTCTTTCCGTGATGCAGTGAGTCAGCCGGGAAGATTTGTGATTTTCAAAGTGGGAGGGATTGTTAATTTACAATCTGTTGTTGCCGTGGCTGCCAATACAACAATTGCCGGGCAGACCGCTCCGGGAGAAGGGATTTTGTTTTTAGGACCTAGAGTATCATTTTCAGGATCGAGTAATACCATTGCAAGATATATGCGTATCCGTTATGGCGGAACGTCGCAAAATCAGGATGCATCAGGAATTTCCAACGGGGCGAATATTATTCTGGATCACATGACGTTTACCTGGGGAACAGATGAGGTTTTCTCCATCAACTGGGATAACAATGGGACAAGTCCGGATAATATCACCATCCAAAATTCTATTATCGGACAGGGATTACATCGCCATAACCATTCTGCGGGAGGTTTGATGCAGCCGTCTGCCGGAGGAAAAATCAGTTTAATCGGAAATTTATACATCTGTAATAAGACCCGTAATAATAAAGTAAAAGGAATCAACGAGTTTGTAAACAATGTCGTTTACAACTGGGGGAATTATGGAAACACGTACGGACACACTCAGTCTGGAGAAGCGTACATTATGGGCGGTGATTCTGCGGGAAGTTCTTTTGTAAATATCATCAATAATTATTTTATTGGAGGACCCAATACGAGCGGTACTGTTTCTACACCTTTCAGTGTAGGAAACGCCAACTTTAATTTATATGGTTCAGGAAATTATTTTGATAATAATAAAAACGGAGTTTTAGATGGAGCACTCGTTCCTTCTGATTTAACTGGATTTCCTGCTGGAGATATAACGGCAATACAGTCGACTTCTTATGATTATCCGATGAAGAACCCGACACTAACGGCTCAGGGAGCATTTGATAATATCATTGCAGGCGTGGGAGCATCTTATCCGAAACGTGATCAGGTAGATGGTCTGATGATTTCAGATCTTCAGTCGAAAGGAACAACTGCTGCGTATGTGTATGTACAAACTGATTTAACCACTCAATTTGGTTTTACCAATGGTGGTGCAGGTCATATTTACGGTGCTCCGGCTCCTTTAGATACCGACAATGACGGAATGCCCGATGCTTGGGAAACTGCCAACGGACTGAATCCAAATGTTCCTGATGCTTTAAACGTAAGCACTACGAATGCTCCTTATCTGAATATTGAGGTATATATAAACAGTTTACCGAATACACCGGCTCCGGATTTTGTTATCCCTCCTTCTGGAGTGAATTTCACGAATGCTTTGACATCCGGAACTCCGGCTACCAGTTCGTTAACTGTAAATTGGAGTGATAATGCAACTAATGAAACCAATTATGTACTGGAGCGTTCACTAAATGGTACTGCGTTCACAGTTATTGCTACATTGCCTGCGAATACAACAAGTTATAATGAAACAGGTTTAACACCGAATACTCAGTATTATTACAGAGTCAAAGCGACCAATGCTACCGATTCTTCGGTCTATACAGCGAATGCGTCAATCACTACACCGCCAGTTCCGTCTGCTCCTACAAAAGCAACCACTCCAACACCGACAAATGGTTTTAATGATGTGCAGTTGACGAATGGAAATTTATTGTTAAAATGGACGGGCAGTACCAATACCACCAACTACACCGTTCATTTTGGAACAGATCCACAGAATTTAACAAATGTTGCAACAGTACCTTATTCCGCGACACCATCATATCAGTTAACTAATTTAAATACATCTACCAATTATTACTGGAGAATTGATTCTTCAAATGCATTAGGTTCTATAACGGGAGATGTCTGGAGTTTCCGTGCACTGACGCCGAGTCTTGTCGGAAACTGGCCATTCTCAGAAATTCCTTCTTCTGGTGAACAAATTGCAGACGTTACTTCTTACGCCAATAACGGAACCTTAAATGTTGCTTACGATAATGCGAATGTAAGAGTACCGGGAAAAGAAAACTATGCCCTTGATTTGGCAACATCCCCGAACACGCCTTACATAGCGAGTATTCCGCATCAGGATCAGATTTTATTTAATACGAATTCATTTACGGTTTCTTACTGGATGAAAGCTCCGGCAAGTATGATTCCGTCTTCTTCGGCAACCAGTCTTTATGTTTTGTGCAAAGGTTCATTTACAAAGAATCTTACGACAGGAGCAACAGGTAAACGTTTTAATGTAGAAATCAAAGGCGGTCAGTTGAGATATGCGATTGATGATGATGTTACCAAAAAGGAAATCACCTCGCCAATTGCCAATTATTTTACCAACAATTGGGTACACGTAGTGATCCAAAGAGATATTACCACTCATAAAATGAGAATTTACACCAACGGAGTTTTAAGTTCAGAAGGAGACGAAACTGCAGTTACCGGAATTGGTGAAGCAAGTGCTTTGGTGATCGGGAATATCGGTGAACTTGAATTTTCGGCAAGTACTAATGCTCCGGCTCCTTACAAAGGTGCATTTGATGAGTTGAAAATGTACAATTACGCATTATCTCCAACGGAAATATCTGCTTTGTACAATCAGGCAGTGTTGGGTAACGCAGAATTCAGCATCAGCAAAAATGTTGGAAGTGTATATCCGAATCCTGTGAAAGATCAGTTATTCATTAAACTTCCTGAATATAAAAAATTAAGCTTAACGGCAACGGTAATGGACATGACCGGAAAGGTGATCATCAAAGAAAAATTGAATGCTAACGAGAACGGAACATTTAATCTGAATATGGGCGGTAGAAAAGTATCGGGAAATTATATTCTGAATGTTTCAGGAGACAACCTGAACAGCAATTTTAAAATCATTGTTCAGTAA
- a CDS encoding nuclear transport factor 2 family protein has translation MNLPNIISELVKAQNEFDSAAYANCFTENAEVFDEGKTHIGKAEIENWIDKANKEYKATMKSLDYNENILSAEVSGTFPGSPLVLKYHFELNNGLIQSLKITG, from the coding sequence ATGAATTTACCCAACATTATCTCAGAATTAGTGAAAGCACAAAACGAATTTGACAGTGCAGCATATGCAAATTGTTTTACTGAAAATGCGGAAGTATTTGATGAAGGCAAAACCCACATTGGAAAAGCTGAAATTGAAAACTGGATTGATAAAGCTAATAAAGAATACAAAGCCACTATGAAGTCATTAGACTATAACGAAAACATCCTTTCAGCAGAAGTCTCAGGAACATTTCCCGGAAGCCCTCTCGTTTTGAAATACCATTTTGAATTGAATAATGGGCTGATACAGTCATTGAAAATTACCGGATAA
- a CDS encoding SDR family oxidoreductase, translating to MENQFNFNDELTGKIALVTGGTKGAGKAIAERLLNARATVIITARNPPEEVNTNLHFISADLSTAQGTQKVVDEVLQQFGKLDILVNNLGGSDTKGGGFTVLTDEDWMQSFQTNLMSPVRLDRGFLPQMIERKTGVIIHIASIQARLPLYDSTLPYAAAKAGLLNYSKSLSNEVAPKGVRILTVSPGWILTTASERMMERIAESNNSTIEEATQSVMTALGGIPFGRPAKPEEVAELVGFLVSPRASYLTGTEFVIDGGTVPTI from the coding sequence ATGGAAAACCAATTTAATTTCAATGACGAACTGACAGGCAAAATCGCGCTTGTCACAGGTGGCACAAAAGGAGCCGGAAAAGCGATCGCAGAAAGACTGCTTAATGCGAGAGCAACCGTCATCATCACTGCAAGAAATCCACCCGAAGAAGTAAATACAAACCTTCACTTTATCTCCGCAGACCTCAGCACCGCTCAGGGAACTCAAAAAGTAGTCGATGAAGTCCTTCAGCAATTCGGGAAGCTGGATATTCTTGTCAATAATCTCGGCGGTTCGGATACCAAAGGCGGCGGTTTTACCGTATTGACCGACGAAGACTGGATGCAATCATTTCAAACTAACCTGATGTCACCTGTTCGTTTAGACCGTGGCTTTTTACCGCAGATGATCGAAAGGAAAACTGGTGTCATCATTCACATCGCTTCCATTCAGGCAAGATTACCGCTGTACGACAGTACTCTTCCCTACGCCGCTGCTAAAGCAGGTTTGCTCAATTACAGCAAGAGTTTATCCAACGAAGTTGCTCCAAAAGGTGTCCGCATCTTAACCGTATCACCTGGTTGGATCCTGACCACCGCCTCCGAACGAATGATGGAACGCATCGCCGAAAGTAACAATTCCACAATCGAAGAAGCCACCCAAAGCGTCATGACTGCCCTCGGTGGAATTCCTTTCGGAAGACCCGCAAAACCTGAAGAAGTCGCTGAATTGGTAGGTTTTCTTGTTTCACCAAGAGCCAGCTATTTAACCGGAACTGAATTTGTAATCGACGGCGGAACCGTGCCAACAATTTAA
- a CDS encoding winged helix-turn-helix transcriptional regulator: MLYGKWKIRLLWFINEGHLRPSELQRKIPDASRRVLNIQLKELEEHELVSKKIYAQVPPKVEYFLTDFGKTLIPVISALGNWGDKNEERLREVILGRMGKGSE; encoded by the coding sequence GTGCTTTACGGTAAATGGAAAATCCGTTTGCTATGGTTTATCAATGAAGGGCATCTGCGCCCCAGCGAACTGCAGCGCAAAATTCCCGATGCTTCAAGGCGTGTTCTGAATATTCAGCTGAAAGAACTGGAGGAACACGAATTGGTTTCAAAGAAAATTTATGCACAGGTTCCACCCAAGGTAGAATATTTTCTAACCGATTTTGGGAAGACGCTGATTCCTGTGATTTCTGCGTTGGGAAATTGGGGTGATAAAAATGAGGAGAGATTGCGGGAGGTGATTTTGGGGAGAATGGGGAAGGGGAGTGAGTAA
- a CDS encoding DUF5063 domain-containing protein, with product MITKLIHTIVQIVKFGLETNLKINKSDRDLLLEKSLITIYSLYFDIRYEHDNTDYAEYNEHKYADIRKNVESNFPDFGFYNIALDLMITDKEDNIAIGDAIDDLSDIILDLLEIKWRIENNSPDDGLWYFQFIFSGHTQQHIIDLLNYLKQRK from the coding sequence ATGATAACAAAACTGATTCATACAATAGTACAAATTGTAAAATTTGGATTAGAGACCAACTTAAAAATCAATAAAAGTGATAGAGATTTATTGTTAGAAAAATCTCTGATAACTATTTACAGTTTATATTTTGATATTCGCTATGAGCATGACAATACTGATTATGCAGAATACAATGAACACAAATATGCTGATATAAGAAAGAATGTTGAAAGTAATTTTCCAGACTTTGGTTTTTACAATATTGCTCTTGATTTAATGATTACTGATAAAGAAGATAACATTGCAATCGGTGATGCAATAGACGATCTATCAGATATTATCCTAGATCTGTTAGAAATAAAATGGAGAATAGAAAACAATAGCCCTGATGACGGACTTTGGTATTTTCAATTTATTTTTTCAGGTCACACCCAGCAGCATATTATTGATCTGTTAAACTATTTAAAACAGAGAAAATAA